One stretch of Variovorax sp. 54 DNA includes these proteins:
- a CDS encoding DUF2130 domain-containing protein: MHEIICPHCSKAFKIDEAGYADILKQVRDGDFEKQLHERLELAERDKRNAVELAQTKAAGELQKTAAAKDGEIQELKAKLEAGDVARKLAVSEALSIVERERDALANELEKAKQDKLAATALAEARHVGELQKGAAAKDVEIQELKARLDAVEVAKKLAISEAVGAVEKERDQLKSGLERAELEKQLAEKSLKDKYETQIKDRDDAIDRLKDLKARLSTKMVGETLEQHCETEFNRIRSMAFPRAYFEKDNDARTGSKGDYIFRDADEAGTEIVSIMFEMKNESDRTATKNRNEDFLKELDKDRIEKGCEYAVLVSLLEPDNELYNTGIVDVFHRYPKMYIVRPQFFLPIITLLRNAAMNSLKYKSELALVKAQNIDITKFESELETFKTAFARNYDLASGHFQKAIAEIDKSIDHLQKTKEALLGTDRNLRLANDKAQDVTIKKLTRGNPTMAAKFAELKKLDSSETE, translated from the coding sequence ATGCATGAAATCATCTGCCCCCACTGCAGCAAAGCATTCAAGATCGACGAAGCCGGCTACGCGGACATCCTGAAGCAGGTACGCGACGGCGATTTCGAAAAGCAGTTGCACGAGCGGCTGGAGCTGGCCGAGCGGGACAAGCGCAACGCCGTCGAACTCGCCCAGACAAAAGCTGCCGGAGAATTGCAGAAAACTGCAGCAGCCAAGGACGGCGAGATTCAGGAACTCAAGGCCAAGCTCGAGGCCGGCGACGTCGCGCGCAAACTCGCCGTGAGCGAAGCCCTGAGCATCGTGGAACGGGAGCGCGACGCGCTCGCGAACGAGCTTGAAAAGGCCAAGCAGGACAAGCTGGCCGCGACCGCGCTCGCCGAGGCCAGGCACGTGGGCGAGCTGCAGAAGGGCGCCGCCGCGAAGGACGTGGAAATCCAGGAACTGAAGGCCAGGCTCGACGCCGTCGAGGTGGCGAAGAAGCTCGCGATCAGCGAGGCCGTCGGTGCGGTCGAGAAGGAGCGGGATCAGTTGAAGAGCGGCCTCGAGCGGGCGGAGCTCGAGAAGCAACTGGCCGAGAAATCACTCAAGGACAAGTACGAGACGCAGATCAAGGACCGCGACGACGCGATTGATCGCCTGAAGGATTTGAAGGCGCGCCTGTCGACCAAGATGGTCGGCGAGACCCTGGAGCAGCACTGCGAGACCGAGTTCAACCGCATCCGGTCGATGGCATTTCCCCGGGCTTATTTCGAGAAGGACAACGACGCGCGCACCGGCAGCAAGGGCGACTACATCTTCCGCGACGCGGACGAAGCCGGCACCGAGATCGTCTCGATCATGTTCGAGATGAAGAACGAGAGCGACCGCACCGCAACCAAGAACAGGAACGAAGACTTCCTGAAGGAGCTCGACAAGGACCGCATCGAGAAGGGGTGCGAGTATGCGGTGCTGGTCTCGCTGCTCGAGCCCGACAACGAGCTCTACAACACGGGCATCGTCGACGTGTTCCATCGCTACCCGAAGATGTACATCGTGCGCCCGCAGTTCTTTCTGCCCATCATCACGCTGCTGCGCAATGCGGCGATGAACTCGCTCAAGTACAAGTCGGAGCTGGCGCTCGTCAAGGCGCAGAACATCGACATCACGAAGTTCGAGTCCGAACTCGAGACCTTCAAGACCGCATTTGCCAGAAACTACGACCTCGCCTCCGGGCACTTCCAGAAGGCAATCGCCGAGATCGACAAGTCGATCGATCACCTGCAGAAGACGAAGGAAGCGCTGCTCGGCACCGATCGGAACCTTCGTCTTGCGAACGACAAGGCGCAGGACGTGACGATCAAGAAGCTCACGCGCGGCAACCCGACGATGGCGGCCAAGTTCGCCGAACTCAAGAAGCTGGATTCTTCCGAGACTGAATGA
- a CDS encoding GNAT family N-acetyltransferase has translation MSISSLSVRRAVSDDAARIDALYGQLVGDTARCVLPERLQELSEDPRTALLVAEVDGQVCATALVSLCEDVMFKRQPFAVVENVVVDVAARNRGVGAALMREVEAFCAVSDCSKIMLLSSVDRTDAHRFFERCGFDASIKRGLVKYRRAFAC, from the coding sequence ATGTCCATCTCATCCCTCAGCGTCCGTCGTGCGGTGTCCGATGACGCAGCGCGCATCGATGCGCTTTACGGCCAACTGGTGGGAGACACGGCGCGCTGCGTGCTGCCCGAGCGCCTGCAGGAGTTGTCCGAAGACCCGAGGACGGCGCTTCTTGTCGCGGAGGTCGACGGCCAGGTGTGCGCGACGGCGCTGGTTTCTCTGTGCGAGGACGTGATGTTCAAGCGGCAGCCGTTCGCCGTCGTGGAGAACGTCGTTGTCGACGTCGCTGCCCGCAACCGAGGGGTCGGGGCCGCGCTGATGCGGGAGGTCGAGGCCTTCTGCGCGGTGAGCGATTGCTCGAAGATCATGTTGCTGAGTTCGGTGGATCGCACGGATGCCCATCGCTTCTTCGAGCGATGCGGTTTCGATGCCTCGATCAAGCGCGGGCTCGTCAAATATCGGCGGGCCTTTGCTTGCTAG
- a CDS encoding class I SAM-dependent methyltransferase produces the protein MSESTPAFSAPSTTNNYAEKTARLVPGLHDLQTMAALLIAEGAPDSANVLVIGAGGGMELKVLAQAHPRWHFVGVDPSQPMLDLAAETLGPLAERVALHHGYTDTAPEGPFDAATCLLTMHFLTLDERRSTLREIHRRLKPGAPFVVAHLSFPQADGERELWLSRYVAFAAASGVDPNNARKAATAIGSTLSLLSPEQEEALLEETGFSNVRLFYAGMAFRGWVSQA, from the coding sequence ATGTCCGAGTCCACGCCCGCCTTCAGCGCCCCCTCCACCACCAACAACTACGCCGAAAAAACCGCCCGTCTGGTGCCAGGCCTGCACGACCTGCAGACGATGGCGGCCCTGCTCATCGCCGAAGGTGCGCCGGACTCGGCCAACGTGCTGGTCATCGGTGCCGGCGGCGGCATGGAGTTGAAGGTGCTCGCGCAGGCGCATCCCCGATGGCATTTCGTCGGTGTCGATCCGTCGCAGCCCATGCTCGACCTCGCCGCGGAAACGCTCGGCCCGCTCGCCGAACGGGTCGCGCTGCACCACGGCTACACCGACACCGCCCCCGAAGGCCCCTTCGATGCAGCGACCTGCCTGCTGACGATGCACTTCCTGACGCTCGATGAACGCAGGTCGACGTTGAGGGAAATTCATCGCCGTCTGAAGCCCGGTGCGCCGTTCGTCGTGGCGCACCTCAGCTTTCCTCAGGCGGATGGCGAGCGGGAGTTGTGGCTCTCGCGCTATGTCGCTTTCGCGGCGGCGTCCGGTGTCGATCCGAACAACGCGCGCAAAGCGGCAACGGCCATCGGTTCGACGCTGTCGCTGCTCAGCCCGGAACAGGAAGAAGCACTGCTGGAAGAGACGGGTTTTTCGAACGTCCGCTTGTTCTATGCGGGCATGGCGTTCAGAGGCTGGGTCTCGCAAGCCTGA
- a CDS encoding phosphotransferase — translation MTDALRPEFSAIARTLEARIAAMPALTRVHGHGDCHGMNNFVTDGPEGTRVASFFDFDDAGPGWLAYDLCVYLWAMHPRTVGGSLDATSLARWRSYLTGYRSARPLSSVDVEAIAAFLAVRQFWLMGEHAGRIAVWGTQSMPTSWLRTQVKMLTAWAELQTPE, via the coding sequence ATGACCGACGCGCTGCGCCCGGAGTTCAGCGCCATCGCGCGAACGCTCGAAGCCCGCATTGCCGCGATGCCGGCCCTGACGCGTGTCCATGGGCACGGCGATTGCCACGGCATGAACAACTTCGTGACCGACGGCCCGGAGGGAACGCGCGTCGCGTCGTTCTTCGACTTCGACGATGCGGGCCCCGGCTGGCTGGCCTACGACCTGTGCGTGTACCTGTGGGCGATGCACCCGCGCACCGTGGGCGGATCGCTCGACGCGACGTCGCTGGCGCGCTGGCGCAGCTACCTGACGGGCTACCGCAGCGCGCGCCCGTTGTCTTCGGTAGATGTCGAAGCCATCGCCGCTTTCCTCGCGGTGCGGCAGTTCTGGCTCATGGGCGAACACGCGGGCCGTATCGCGGTGTGGGGCACGCAGTCGATGCCGACGAGTTGGCTGCGCACGCAGGTGAAGATGTTGACGGCGTGGGCGGAGTTGCAGACGCCGGAGTGA
- a CDS encoding YbjN domain-containing protein, with amino-acid sequence MNTTATTPEADDIAATPAALDMLDAVTPDQVSDAIKAAGGAVTAIEQDGVVRLHSASHGIGFQVLWGNAVTTTQYTDFTLSCPLRVQGGTLPEAVLAAWHRSKRFARVAQHGDFVVLEMDVVVAGGVSPAYLAFAVRLWMQMMGEFFLHLRNYGPAAETRGDAANAELAAAAAVQGVPAAA; translated from the coding sequence ATGAACACCACCGCCACGACCCCGGAAGCCGACGACATCGCCGCCACGCCGGCCGCACTCGACATGCTCGACGCCGTCACGCCCGACCAGGTGTCGGACGCCATCAAGGCCGCCGGCGGCGCCGTCACCGCCATTGAGCAAGATGGCGTGGTGCGCCTGCACAGCGCCAGCCACGGCATCGGCTTCCAGGTGCTGTGGGGCAACGCCGTCACCACCACCCAGTACACCGACTTCACCCTGAGCTGCCCGCTGCGCGTGCAGGGCGGCACGCTGCCCGAGGCCGTGCTCGCCGCATGGCACCGCAGCAAGCGCTTTGCGCGCGTGGCGCAGCACGGCGACTTCGTCGTGCTCGAGATGGACGTCGTCGTCGCCGGCGGCGTCAGCCCCGCCTACCTGGCGTTTGCCGTGCGCCTGTGGATGCAGATGATGGGCGAGTTCTTCCTGCACCTGCGCAACTACGGCCCCGCTGCTGAAACGCGCGGCGATGCGGCCAATGCCGAACTCGCCGCTGCCGCCGCCGTCCAGGGTGTGCCCGCCGCCGCGTGA
- a CDS encoding peptidylprolyl isomerase has translation MTHAQATSTAGIGRRLRAAAGVLLVSSVGVAAAQQPAAPGPAVVARIGEVTIGPDEIEKLLQTLPEAERAAVKADRAGLDGWLRQRLVSEALLRDARAKGWADRPEVKAKIDAATREIAARIVATSYLESVSQVPAGFPSDAEVKTAYDQGKTGFNLPAAYRVAQIYLATPERDPAAIAKVRDEANRLAKQARSGDFAAVARASSQDRRSAERGGEVDTLPLARILPELRDTVAKLKQGQVSEPVQAEAGFHVVKLLDIQPARTATLEEMKPQLQAALRQQRQQQLVQAYMAQLAPPAQLSIDSAALDAALKKTN, from the coding sequence ATGACCCATGCACAAGCAACCTCCACCGCCGGGATCGGCCGGCGCCTGCGCGCAGCGGCCGGCGTGCTGCTGGTTTCGTCTGTCGGCGTGGCCGCCGCGCAGCAACCCGCCGCGCCCGGCCCCGCCGTGGTCGCACGCATCGGCGAAGTGACCATCGGCCCCGACGAAATCGAGAAGCTGCTGCAGACCCTGCCCGAGGCCGAGCGCGCTGCTGTCAAGGCCGACCGCGCGGGTCTCGACGGCTGGCTGCGCCAGCGCCTCGTGAGCGAAGCGCTGCTGCGCGACGCCCGCGCCAAGGGCTGGGCCGATCGGCCCGAGGTGAAGGCAAAGATCGACGCCGCCACGCGCGAGATTGCCGCGCGCATCGTCGCCACCAGTTATCTCGAATCCGTGAGCCAGGTGCCCGCGGGCTTCCCGTCGGACGCCGAAGTGAAGACTGCCTACGACCAAGGCAAGACCGGCTTCAACCTACCGGCCGCCTACCGCGTCGCGCAGATTTACCTGGCCACGCCCGAGCGCGACCCGGCCGCCATCGCCAAGGTGCGCGACGAAGCGAACCGCCTCGCGAAGCAGGCCCGCAGCGGCGACTTCGCTGCCGTCGCGCGCGCCAGCTCGCAGGACCGCCGCAGCGCCGAGCGCGGCGGCGAGGTTGACACGCTGCCGCTCGCGCGCATCCTCCCCGAACTGCGCGACACCGTGGCCAAACTCAAGCAAGGCCAGGTCAGCGAACCGGTGCAGGCCGAGGCCGGCTTTCACGTCGTCAAGCTGCTCGACATCCAGCCCGCGCGCACCGCCACCCTCGAAGAGATGAAGCCGCAGCTGCAGGCTGCGCTGCGTCAGCAGCGGCAACAGCAGCTGGTGCAGGCCTACATGGCCCAGCTGGCGCCGCCGGCGCAACTGAGCATCGACAGCGCCGCACTCGACGCCGCGCTCAAGAAAACCAACTGA
- a CDS encoding putative porin — translation MNTLHNTLPRRGAMPALRQCALAAAVASAFVLSAGTALAQTAAAPAAESAMVKLIRGLIQSGTLAKDVGEALLAQAQTEAIAAQQAQRQAAVSATAASATVAGGMRLEAGDVRVPYISQTVRDQIRDEVKAQVMAQAKDEGWAAPNETPEWSKRIRFEGDVRVRNESRSYAGNNSDIEINWPSLNQGSGYDVNPNTNLSLPSILNTRQDRRNLFRARARVGLLADLSENTKAGVRLASGSDDSPVSTTTTLGGGLGKKSVWLDQMWISHKPTDWLTVTGGRFGNPFMSTDLLYSSDLNFDGIAAQFDKKLAANRDLSLFGTLGLIPLEYSADGSPTRSQRKMKSENKWLLGAQVGADWKINEDNRVRGALAYYNFRNISGQVSEPCALYAGADGCSTDWSRPAFMQKGNTLMLLRDISLDPLNPAGTPQPQYVGLASKFRLIDLNLRWDTQVAGNNLRLDANFVRNTAYDAAGIWARGGIRGAIVNNFGPTGGTTQSDFKSGGNAYMVQATYGKPAPAARGDWNVLAGYKRIEPDAMPDGYNDSSFHGGGTNARGYFLGGSYAIDKNMWFTGRWISTKEVYGPPLSIDTLQLEFNARF, via the coding sequence ATGAACACCCTCCACAACACCCTCCCGCGCCGGGGCGCGATGCCGGCCCTGCGCCAGTGCGCGCTCGCGGCGGCCGTGGCCTCCGCGTTCGTGCTGTCGGCCGGCACCGCCCTGGCCCAGACCGCCGCCGCGCCCGCCGCCGAATCCGCGATGGTCAAGCTGATCCGCGGCCTCATTCAAAGCGGCACGCTCGCCAAGGACGTGGGCGAAGCCCTGCTGGCCCAGGCGCAGACCGAAGCCATCGCCGCGCAGCAGGCACAGCGCCAGGCGGCCGTGTCGGCCACCGCGGCATCGGCCACCGTCGCGGGCGGCATGCGCCTTGAGGCCGGCGACGTGCGCGTGCCCTACATCTCGCAGACCGTGCGCGACCAGATCCGCGACGAGGTCAAGGCGCAGGTCATGGCCCAGGCCAAGGACGAAGGCTGGGCCGCGCCCAACGAGACGCCCGAGTGGAGCAAGCGCATCCGCTTCGAAGGCGACGTGCGCGTGCGCAACGAATCGCGCAGCTATGCCGGCAACAACAGCGACATCGAGATCAACTGGCCCTCGCTCAACCAGGGCAGCGGCTACGACGTCAACCCGAACACCAACCTGTCGCTGCCGTCGATCCTGAACACGCGCCAGGACCGCCGCAACCTGTTCCGCGCCCGCGCACGCGTGGGCCTGCTGGCCGACCTGTCGGAGAACACCAAGGCCGGCGTGCGCCTGGCCTCGGGCAGCGACGACAGCCCCGTGTCGACGACCACCACGCTGGGCGGCGGACTGGGCAAGAAGAGCGTGTGGCTCGACCAGATGTGGATCTCGCACAAGCCGACCGACTGGCTCACCGTGACCGGCGGCCGCTTCGGCAACCCCTTCATGTCGACCGACCTGCTGTATTCGAGCGACCTGAACTTCGACGGCATTGCCGCGCAGTTCGACAAGAAGCTCGCCGCGAACCGCGACCTCTCGCTGTTCGGCACGCTGGGCCTCATTCCGCTCGAATACTCGGCGGACGGCTCGCCCACCCGCAGCCAGCGCAAGATGAAGAGCGAGAACAAGTGGCTGCTCGGCGCGCAGGTGGGCGCCGACTGGAAGATCAACGAAGACAACCGCGTGCGCGGCGCGCTGGCGTACTACAACTTCCGCAACATCAGCGGCCAGGTCTCCGAGCCCTGCGCGCTGTACGCGGGCGCCGACGGCTGCAGCACCGACTGGTCGCGTCCGGCCTTCATGCAGAAGGGCAACACGCTCATGCTGCTGCGCGACATCTCGCTGGACCCGCTCAACCCGGCCGGCACGCCGCAGCCGCAGTACGTGGGCCTGGCCTCGAAGTTCCGCCTGATCGACCTGAACCTGCGCTGGGACACCCAGGTGGCCGGCAACAACCTGCGTCTGGACGCCAACTTCGTGCGCAACACCGCCTACGACGCCGCCGGCATCTGGGCCCGCGGCGGCATTCGCGGCGCCATCGTGAACAACTTCGGCCCGACCGGCGGCACCACCCAGTCCGACTTCAAGAGCGGCGGCAACGCCTACATGGTGCAGGCCACCTACGGCAAGCCGGCACCGGCCGCACGCGGCGACTGGAACGTGCTCGCGGGCTACAAGCGCATCGAGCCCGATGCCATGCCCGACGGCTACAACGATTCGAGCTTCCACGGTGGCGGTACGAATGCGCGCGGCTACTTCCTGGGCGGCTCGTACGCGATCGACAAGAACATGTGGTTCACCGGCCGCTGGATCTCGACCAAGGAGGTCTACGGCCCGCCGCTGTCGATCGACACCTTGCAGCTTGAATTCAATGCGCGTTTCTAA
- a CDS encoding ExbD/TolR family protein: MANTAAKFAVRKRTGGINITPFVDVLLVVLVIFILTSNASIPGIKVDLPKASASVALEKPKTKAITIDNAGNVFLDAYPVTLPELEERLRTEKALSPDFPVIVRGDASVQYAKVVDVLDLLRRIELNQIGLVTGKQK; encoded by the coding sequence ATGGCAAACACAGCCGCGAAGTTCGCCGTGCGCAAGCGCACGGGCGGCATCAACATCACGCCCTTTGTCGACGTGCTGCTGGTGGTGCTGGTGATCTTCATCCTCACCAGCAACGCCAGCATCCCGGGCATCAAGGTCGATCTGCCGAAGGCCAGCGCCTCGGTGGCGCTGGAGAAGCCCAAGACCAAGGCCATCACGATCGACAACGCGGGCAACGTGTTCCTCGACGCCTACCCGGTCACGCTGCCCGAACTCGAAGAACGCCTGCGCACCGAGAAGGCGCTGTCGCCCGACTTTCCCGTGATCGTGCGCGGCGATGCCAGCGTGCAGTACGCGAAGGTGGTCGACGTGCTCGACCTGCTGCGCCGCATCGAGCTGAACCAGATCGGCCTCGTGACCGGCAAGCAGAAGTGA
- a CDS encoding DUF2341 domain-containing protein — translation MRRLLFIALTLLSTLLPGLAHAWWQAEWAYRKPVTIDGGPQAGAIGSDAGRVPVLVRLHTGNFKFEGVSETGADLRFVAGDDKTVLNHQIEQFDPLLGMALIWVDVPNVSAGTPQKLWMYYGNPKAPASGNGQRSFDPDYTLVYHFAEGAVPPRDTTAYGNNGQTAAVPVEGTVIGKGAQLGNGALMLPATPSLAVTAGGTLTFSAWVKPDSLGARQAIYARRDGAGELVVGIDQGVPFVQVNGQRSTPGQPMQAGQWSHLAVKAEGDSVALYVGGRPAVSLAAKLPALNTAAAIGADAPAAPAAPGAAPADAFAPFTGAIDEVRLSKVARPDALLLADAVSQGAESRLAAFGADEQQAGKSHFGFILAAMPLDAWVVVGLLGLMMVLSWAIMIGKGRSFGATSRANATFIEHFREGAGAPLDRMATNNTVPQEVRADSSLWRLYEVAIEEMRRRHDRGYDLNAVSASTIGAIRAAMDGVMVRETERMSKRMNWLSTTIEGAPYVGLFGTVIGIMLVFVVAAMAGAVDINSVAPGMAAALLCTAAGLGVAIPALFGYNWLASRSDAIGADMAVFVDEFVTRLAEEQGEGRSLPVAVQARRA, via the coding sequence ATGCGACGACTTCTTTTCATCGCGCTCACGCTGTTGAGCACGCTCCTGCCGGGCCTGGCCCATGCCTGGTGGCAGGCCGAATGGGCCTACCGCAAACCCGTCACCATCGACGGCGGCCCGCAGGCCGGCGCCATCGGCAGCGATGCCGGCCGCGTGCCGGTGCTGGTGCGCCTGCACACGGGCAACTTCAAGTTCGAAGGCGTGAGCGAGACCGGCGCCGACCTGCGCTTTGTCGCGGGCGACGACAAGACTGTGCTCAACCACCAGATCGAGCAGTTCGATCCGCTGTTGGGCATGGCGCTGATCTGGGTCGACGTGCCCAACGTCTCGGCCGGCACGCCGCAAAAGCTCTGGATGTACTACGGCAACCCGAAGGCCCCGGCCTCGGGCAACGGCCAGCGCAGCTTCGACCCCGACTACACGCTGGTCTACCACTTCGCCGAAGGCGCGGTACCGCCGCGCGACACCACCGCCTACGGCAACAACGGCCAGACCGCGGCGGTGCCCGTCGAAGGCACCGTCATCGGCAAGGGCGCGCAGCTCGGCAACGGCGCGCTGATGCTGCCCGCCACGCCGTCGCTGGCCGTGACGGCCGGCGGCACGCTGACCTTCTCCGCCTGGGTGAAGCCTGATTCGCTTGGCGCGCGCCAGGCGATCTATGCACGCCGCGACGGCGCCGGCGAGCTCGTGGTCGGCATCGACCAGGGCGTGCCCTTCGTGCAGGTGAACGGCCAGCGCAGCACGCCCGGCCAGCCCATGCAGGCCGGCCAGTGGTCGCACCTTGCGGTGAAGGCCGAAGGCGACAGCGTGGCGCTGTATGTGGGTGGCCGTCCGGCCGTGTCGCTGGCGGCCAAGCTGCCCGCGCTGAACACCGCCGCCGCGATTGGCGCCGATGCACCGGCCGCACCTGCTGCGCCGGGCGCCGCACCCGCTGATGCCTTCGCCCCGTTCACCGGCGCGATCGACGAAGTGCGCCTGTCGAAGGTCGCGCGCCCCGACGCGCTGCTGCTGGCCGATGCCGTGTCGCAAGGCGCCGAGTCGCGCCTGGCCGCTTTCGGTGCCGACGAGCAGCAGGCGGGCAAGAGCCACTTCGGCTTCATCCTGGCCGCGATGCCGCTGGACGCGTGGGTCGTCGTCGGCCTGCTGGGCCTGATGATGGTGCTGTCGTGGGCCATCATGATCGGCAAGGGCCGCAGCTTCGGCGCCACCTCGCGCGCCAACGCCACCTTCATCGAGCACTTCCGCGAAGGCGCCGGTGCGCCGCTGGACCGCATGGCCACGAACAACACCGTGCCGCAAGAGGTGCGTGCCGACTCGTCGCTGTGGCGCCTATACGAAGTGGCCATCGAAGAGATGCGCCGCCGCCACGACCGCGGCTACGACCTGAACGCTGTGTCGGCCTCCACCATCGGTGCCATCCGCGCCGCGATGGACGGCGTGATGGTGCGTGAGACCGAGCGCATGTCCAAGCGCATGAACTGGCTCTCGACCACCATCGAAGGCGCGCCGTACGTGGGCCTGTTCGGCACCGTGATCGGCATCATGCTGGTGTTCGTGGTGGCGGCCATGGCCGGCGCCGTGGACATCAACTCGGTGGCGCCCGGCATGGCCGCCGCGCTGCTGTGTACCGCCGCCGGCCTGGGCGTCGCGATTCCCGCGCTGTTCGGCTACAACTGGCTGGCCTCGCGCTCGGACGCCATCGGCGCCGACATGGCCGTGTTCGTCGACGAGTTCGTCACGCGCCTGGCCGAAGAGCAGGGCGAGGGCCGCTCGCTGCCGGTGGCCGTGCAGGCGCGCCGCGCCTGA
- a CDS encoding ShlB/FhaC/HecB family hemolysin secretion/activation protein — translation MHDMKNNAPPTCWRAVWLAVMAIGAPAGAFAQAPAAVSTPAPAAATEPARKVDIAEYIVRGNTVLDARAIEQAVTPFLGPERTLKDVEGARDALLAAYQAAGYQSVYVDLPEQQVTQGVVFLQVNETRVGRVRVVGAEYNSPLDVRDQVPALKEGGVPNFNTAQAELTALNRGPKRQVMPLVRPGTMPGTMDVDLKVEDQSPWRASVGLNNDYSADTRKLRASASLGHDNLWQMGHSASISFFGAPQDLNQTQVFSASYNAPLKGTNWSLEANAFVSDSNVATVGGTTVLGKGHSIGLKATYTVPNTGNWWHAFSVGVDFKNNKEALTLKGSGDTVPLKYAPITLSYSGFRQTDKSQYGVGVSLVAGTSSSFKYGSDWAAFDYKRYKASPSFMVLKTDLNGAHSFEGGTQVAFRVNAQMTDSPLVSSEQIAAGGMNSVRGYLSAEATGDYGVVGSVELRSKPLTFLGSTVENWRVYAFADAARLRLKSPLPEQAERFSLYSVGVGTTFKVGTYFSGRVDIGYPLVDGPRTKKHDPQVNFSITASY, via the coding sequence ATGCATGACATGAAGAACAACGCGCCGCCGACCTGCTGGAGAGCGGTGTGGCTGGCGGTGATGGCGATCGGTGCCCCGGCGGGCGCCTTCGCACAAGCACCTGCCGCTGTCTCTACGCCCGCGCCGGCCGCAGCCACCGAACCGGCCCGCAAGGTCGACATCGCCGAATACATCGTGCGCGGCAACACCGTGCTCGACGCCCGCGCCATCGAACAAGCGGTCACGCCCTTCCTCGGCCCCGAGCGCACGCTGAAGGACGTGGAGGGCGCGCGCGACGCGCTGCTCGCGGCCTACCAGGCGGCGGGCTACCAGTCGGTGTACGTCGACCTGCCCGAGCAGCAGGTCACGCAGGGCGTGGTGTTCCTGCAGGTCAACGAGACCCGCGTGGGCCGCGTGCGCGTGGTGGGCGCCGAGTACAACTCGCCGCTCGACGTGCGCGATCAGGTGCCGGCGCTGAAGGAGGGCGGCGTGCCCAACTTCAACACCGCGCAGGCCGAGCTCACCGCGCTCAACCGCGGCCCCAAGCGCCAGGTGATGCCGCTGGTGCGACCGGGCACGATGCCGGGCACGATGGACGTCGACCTGAAGGTCGAAGACCAGAGCCCGTGGCGCGCCAGCGTCGGCCTCAACAACGACTACAGCGCGGACACGCGCAAGCTGCGCGCCAGTGCCTCGCTGGGCCACGACAACCTCTGGCAGATGGGGCACAGCGCCTCCATCAGTTTCTTCGGTGCGCCGCAGGACCTGAACCAGACGCAGGTGTTCTCGGCCTCGTACAACGCGCCGCTCAAGGGCACGAACTGGAGCCTCGAAGCCAACGCCTTCGTGTCCGACAGCAACGTGGCCACCGTCGGCGGCACCACCGTGCTGGGCAAGGGCCACTCGATCGGCCTGAAGGCCACCTACACCGTGCCCAACACCGGCAACTGGTGGCATGCCTTCAGCGTGGGCGTCGACTTCAAGAACAACAAGGAAGCGCTGACGCTCAAGGGCAGCGGCGACACGGTGCCGCTCAAGTACGCGCCGATCACGCTGTCGTACTCGGGCTTCCGGCAGACCGACAAGAGCCAGTACGGCGTGGGCGTGTCGCTGGTGGCGGGCACGAGCAGCTCGTTCAAGTACGGCAGCGACTGGGCGGCCTTCGACTACAAGCGCTACAAGGCCTCGCCCAGCTTCATGGTGCTGAAGACCGATCTCAACGGCGCGCACAGCTTCGAGGGCGGTACACAGGTGGCCTTCCGCGTCAACGCACAGATGACCGATTCGCCACTCGTCTCGAGCGAGCAGATCGCCGCGGGCGGCATGAACTCGGTGCGCGGCTATCTCTCGGCCGAAGCCACCGGCGACTACGGCGTGGTCGGCTCGGTCGAGTTGCGCAGCAAGCCGCTCACCTTCCTGGGCAGCACCGTCGAAAACTGGCGCGTGTACGCCTTCGCCGACGCGGCGCGGCTGCGCCTGAAGAGCCCGCTGCCCGAGCAGGCCGAACGCTTCTCGCTGTATTCGGTGGGCGTGGGAACGACCTTCAAGGTCGGCACCTATTTCTCGGGCCGCGTCGACATCGGCTACCCGCTGGTCGACGGGCCGCGCACCAAGAAGCACGACCCGCAGGTGAATTTCAGCATCACCGCGAGCTACTGA